In Vampirovibrio chlorellavorus, one DNA window encodes the following:
- a CDS encoding antirestriction protein ArdA, giving the protein MAGEQLTPRIYVACLSAYNAGKLHGRWMPCDDVDTLQDSIKTMLETSPEPDAEEWAIHDYEGFGSAFLSEYQNLETVTAMAEFIQEHGPLASELIVHFGGDLEEARQTMEEQYAGCYASLEDFAASLTEETGGLEQVPEHIRGYIDYAAMARDMELSGDIFTLEPEYGQVQVFWNR; this is encoded by the coding sequence ATGGCAGGAGAACAACTAACCCCAAGAATTTATGTGGCCTGTTTGTCCGCTTATAACGCCGGTAAGCTGCATGGGCGATGGATGCCTTGTGATGATGTGGATACCCTACAAGATTCGATCAAGACCATGCTAGAGACCTCTCCTGAACCCGATGCCGAGGAATGGGCGATTCACGACTATGAGGGCTTTGGCTCTGCCTTCTTGTCTGAGTATCAGAACTTGGAGACCGTAACCGCCATGGCTGAGTTCATTCAAGAGCATGGTCCTTTGGCTTCTGAGTTGATTGTCCATTTTGGCGGCGACCTTGAGGAAGCCCGACAGACCATGGAAGAACAATACGCTGGATGCTATGCCAGCCTAGAAGACTTTGCTGCTTCCTTGACCGAGGAGACCGGCGGACTGGAGCAAGTCCCCGAGCATATCCGGGGATATATTGACTATGCCGCCATGGCCAGAGACATGGAGCTGAGCGGGGATATTTTCACCCTTGAGCCGGAATATGGCCAAGTACAAGTATTTTGGAACCGATAG